In Thermobaculum terrenum ATCC BAA-798, the DNA window TAAACTGTGCCCTTGCAAATCGACAGATATTGACTCATCTCACCCGCCAGGCATTCAGGAAGATAATACCTGGTACTAAGGTCGAGACTCTGTATGATGTTTCTCACAACACATGTAAGCGCGAGAAACATGTCATAGATGGGCGTGAGAGATTCGTCTACATCCACCGGAAGGGCGCGACGCGCGCGTACGGACCTGGACACCCAGATATACCCCAAAGATACCGAAATATAGGCCAACCAGTACTGATCGGCGGCAGTATGGGGACGGGGTCTTATATATTAGTAGGAGTGGATACGAGCGAGCAACGCGCTCTCTCCACGGCATCCCACGGCGCAGGAAGGGCGCTAAGTCGTAGGCAGGCTCTCAAGCAGTGGTCCGGCAAGGAGATCATTCAGCAACTGGCAGCGAGAGGCATAATAGTACGCGCACACTCATCTCGAGGTGTTGCAGAGGAAGCTCCTGATGCTTACAAAAACGTGGATCTTGTAGCGGAGGCTACGGAATATGCCGGCTTGGCTAACAGAGTTGCCTTATTGCGCCCTAAGATATGCGTGAAGGGTTAGCGAGATCGCATCCTCTACTGGCGCGAAACCAGTAAAATAATGAGGCAATCCTTGCATACTTCCTCGAAGACTTGAGGTGTCCATGAGCTATAACATTAGGTTGCTTATTGATTGTCCAGATCGGAAGGGTCTTATAGCAGCTATTTCTTCGTTTATAGCTATGCATAACGGCAATATCCTGAGCGCTGATCAATACGTTAGCGATTCAGGAAGATTTTTTATGCGTCTTGTAATAGAGGGTGAGGGGTTTGGCCTGCGAAAGGAGGAGTTTGGGGCTGCCTTTACTCCGCTCGCCAGGCAGTATTCTATGAATTGGCAGATATATTACACTGATCAACCTAAGCGGGTGGCTATACTTGTGTCCAAGCAGGATCATTGTCTGGTTGACTTGCTGTGGAGGTGGGATGCCGGAGAACTTCCGGCTGAGATACCTTTGGTGATCTCAAATCATACAAATGCCGCGAGCAGGGTGGAAGCCTATGGGATTCCTTTTTATCATCTGCCAGTGACGAAGGAAACTCGAGAAGAGCAGGAGGACAAGATCCTAGAGCTCCTAGATAAGTACTCAATAGACCTGGTAGTACTTGCACGGTACATGCAGATACTCACACCCAAGGTGGTGAACGCGTATCGCCAGAGGATGATAAACATACACCATTCCTTCCTTCCAGCCTTTGTGGGGGCTAATCCTTATCATCAAGCACATGCTAGAGGCGTTAAGATTATAGGAGCTACTGCTCACTATGTGACAGAGGAGCTAGATGCAGGCCCCATAATCAATCAGGATATAGCTCACGTGTCTCACAGAGACACAGTTCAGGACATGATCAGGATAGGACGTGAAGTTGAGCGAAGGGTACTAGCGCGTGCGGTCAGATGGCATCTTGAGGACCGAGTATTGGTCGATGGTAACCGTACGGTTGTCTTCGAGTAGGGGGCTCAACGTCCCGATATTCTGTAGGCTGTATAAGCTAGTGCCTCCCTGATAACATACCTGGTCTCAGCTGCGGGATCCTTATCTATAGGACTGTCGGGAGTAGGGGAACCAGTTACCCTAAAGCCAAGCGATTTGGCCATCTCCAGGGATCGATACATATGGAATCTGTCGCTTACGATGATCAAAGATCGAACATGTTTGGGTTGCAGCATGTTTTTGGCTGCACGCAAGCTGCTGTAAGTGCTTCGGCCATGAGGTACTGCCACGAGTGAGCTAGAAGGTATGCCCCTTCTTAAGAGATAGCGTACACCAGAATCCGCTTCGGTATAGGTGTCCCCTCTCGCCTTACCTCCCACAACCACAACCTTCGGGGCAAGCCTCTTCTTATATAGAGCGAGCGCGTGGTCCAGCCTTGCTCTGAACACAGGGGAGGGTCTACCGTTGTACTGGGCAGCTCCAAGTACGAGTATAGCATCCGACTTCACTGCATTGTCGGTGTTTCCTACCTTATGGATCTCTATTAGTACGTTTCCGAACCAGACAATTACCAACAGAAGCGCTATGATCAATAACAGACGCTTTATAAGCTAGCTCCTTACTACCAGTAACTTATTTGAAAAGGTTTCCGTATGATTAGATGCAAGCTTTAGAGCCTTTCTAGTCCTCTTTTTCCATACTAGGGCTCTTAGTCATAACTACTATAGCTATCCCTAAGATTATAAGGGGCATGGAAACGATTATCATTGGGCTTATATGTTCGTTCCCAATGAACGCGCCTAATATCACTGCTACTATCGGATTGACGTACGCGTAGCTTGTCGCCAAAGAAGGTCTGACGTTTTCCAGTAGAAAGCTATAGGCAGTAAATCCGACCAGAGAGCCTATCATCGTGAGATAAATTATCGCTACAGAAGCCTCGAAAGTTATTGGAAGGCTTATTTTTTCCCCAAGAATCAAGCCAATCAACAACATCAATGCTCCCCCTGTAAGCATCTCGCAAGCACTAGCCATAAGCCCTGATGGAATAGATAGCCTCTGGCTTATGACTGAGCCAAAGGACCAACAGATGGAGGAGGCAATTACTATAGCCGCTGATATAGGCTCTGATCTTAGTTGTCCATCTAGATTGAGCAGCGCTACTCCGAGAAAACCGATTGTCAGACCTATCCACTCTAGCTTGCCTGGTTTTCTTCCCATCAAGCTAAGGAATATTGCTGCCCACAAAGGCGTGGCCGCTATAACTAAGGCGACTAGGCTAGAGGCTACGTTCTGCTCAGCAAAGCCTACTCCACCATTTCCTATAAGCAGGAGGAGAGCACCCACTAAGGCGCAAGAGAGCCATTGTTCTCTTGTAGGTTTTGAATGACCTTGAAACCGTAACCATATATAGAGTACGGAGCCCGCTATCAGGAATCTTATTCCCCCTAGAAGCAACGGTGGGAAGCTGCTTAGGGCAAATTTTATGCCTAAGTAAGTGGATCCCCATATGAGGTATACTGCTAAAAGTGCAAGCAAGATATGTATAGCAGAAGGAGCGCCCTTCTTAACCAGGCCAGGTCCTGTGTCTAGCAGCTTATCTTCAACATTCATATTCTGCAGGTTGGAAACTAAGTTTTTGTTACTCTTCAGTGGTATATAGGCTCAGTATACTCAGTATATACCATTACCTCGGCGCCACTCTTGCCAGTTATTTGGCACAGAGAGTTGGTCCTTACGAATACTGTTAAGTCTTGTTTGCCTATATCTAAACAGGCAAAATCTCTGATGCTGTAGGCTAATTAGTCTTCCTCTGGCTCGTCCTCAGCGATGCTCTCACCTGTAAGCTCCTGGTATCTCATAGCATAGGCAACATCGGCCGTCATGCCCATGTCCCATAGATCCTCTCTGTCAGGATACATCTTCCTGGCGATACGCAGCGCCCAGTAGTTGCCCAGATAGTATTTCTTGATCAGCTCCTGTGGGTCGTTTACTTCTCGTAGCTTCTCTAGCATTACATAGGTGAGTTCCTCGAACTCAGGCTTCAATCTGCCCCTGCTCTTCCATCTCTCCCATCTACCTAAGGCTCTCCGCCACTGAGCAGGCATCCTATCGACAGCCATTCTCTTTTCTTACCTCCGGTTCTGGATTAATCAGTTTGCTCCTTGGGCTCAGTATCTTGCTTTGGAAACAGCTTTCGGGCTCTCTCCAGTGCGTCGGAGTAGAACTTTCTGAGCAAGTCGTTGCTGGGCTGCAATCCTGTGGAGTAGTAATACTGAGCGCTTCTACCAACCACAAATGTGCCAGCGTAGGCGATTATAGTCTTGGGTATGGCGCCCACACCAAAAGGCATTAAGTCTGCCAGCTCCCTGGCTACTGTTCTCCAGAAGAAGCCAGCTCCGACGACTGGTATTATCTCCGCTAGAATCTTTCTGCCGCTATGTATGTCTTGGCCATTTACCGCGGCCAGCTTGAAGACCAGCATAATTTGGTTCTTAGTGAGCACAAGCAGATCGGCACTAGCTGCTGCGATGTTACCGATAATAGGTATAACCATAGGGATATTGGACATGAGCGCAAATTGAGCATTAGCTCTTGAAGCTTCGGATATAAGCTGATTGGCAACTATCGGTCTGAAGGGTGGAAGTTGCCTTGCAATAGCTATGTCAAATGCATCCAACTCTTGCAATATTGTACGCAATAGGGTCTCGATAGAATCCTGGATACGTACTAGCTTGATCTTGGCATGAGAGTCCCGGATCATGCTGTTGAACCTGTCCAAAGTGTTTTGATCCCCAACAAGCGCTGCAGCATTCAAGAGCAATACTATGATAGGTAGCCCTATGCGAGCTATCCTTCCCAGTAGTTCTAGGTCCGATTGTCTGACCTGTCCGTGGTCCAGTACATAGAGTACTAATGATGCTCGCTCAAATACTGGAGACCATCCAGTATTTGCATCGTGCTCTATCAAGGTTCCAGAGGTATAGCTTGCTCCTCCTGATAAAAGGTTTGTGGTCTTTTGGCGAAGCTCTCGTGATGGGCCGGTTATCACCAGCGCAAAAGGCATGCTGGCTTTCTCCCGTACCTCATCTAAGCTGACCTCTTTCATGAGATTGATCAGGGTTCTGGTTCTGCGAATCATAAATCTCCTCTTTTTAGAAGGGATAGCCCAGCTTACTAAAATTAGTATCATAGATAGGGTAAGCCAAGTTTACACGAAAGGCAAAGACAGGTGGAATTTCGTCACGAATGGGAAGTTGTGATTGATGCTCCTGAGGAAACTCCAGGGCTTCGGGTCCGTTGTGTTTTCTGCAGAGCAGTGGTGGAGGTGATAATGGTTGAATCCCCTGAGGGGGAGATATTTTTGCGTACTCATCTTATAGAAGAGGGAGCTCATCCCGTTTCTAATGAAGATCTCGATTATATAAGCAAAGCTGTCTATCATCAGTTTGTGTTACCCCAGTTGCATACAGATGTGTCAGAAGAGTTTCATTAGTAGCAAATAATGACAGTTTTGCTATCTTATGAACGCTTTAGGTAGCATAGCTACTAGAATATCTTTAGGAGGATGTGTATCTGTATGGAACATTCTGCAACTATAGTTGTGTATAGTACCTCTTGGTGTGGCGACTGCAAGAGGGCAAAGATGGTTCTAGATAGTATGAATATCAACTATAAGCTTATAGATCTTGAGCTTCATCCTCATGCTGAAGAGGAGATGCTAAAGGTAAATGGGGGTATTTGGAGGGTTCCCACGATAATTCTACCTACTGGGAAGGTATTGGTAGAGCCCTCTGTAAACGAGCTCTTAGCTGCCCTGGAAGGTAGAGCTGCATAGAGTATAAGGAATTTCATAAGGGGCTCAGATGATCATCTGAGCCCCTTATTTTATGCTTCCTGCCCAAATCTAATTTTAATCGTGAGCTATAATAGACGTTGCCTTACAATAAGAATTACTATGTATATAAGAAGATTTGACAAATACAGTTATATTTTGTATATTGATCCTGGAGGTTGGGGGTAGTAACTATGGAGTATAGAAATGACAGGTCATTCCCAAAGTACACGATTAGCGTTGTGTCCGAGATGACCGGTGTTCCTGTGCATACAATTAGACAATATGAGCAGCAGGGGCTGATAAGACCAGCCCGAACAACTGGCAAAACTCGCCGGTACTCGGACGAAGATGTCGAGATGATCATGCAGATAGCCGACCTGGCGCGTAAGGGTATTAACTACCCAGGGATAAGGGAAGTGCTTCGTATACGTAAGGAACATACCTCCAACCATCCGGATAAGCCTAATAAGCAATCAGCTTAGATTAGGAGGTGATAAGCTATGGCACTGCAGAGATGGGATCCCTTTAGAGAGGTATTGAGCCTGAGAGATGCTATCAACAGACTGTTTGAGGAAAGCTGGGTAAGTCCAACCAGCATAGTTACCCGAACCACTGTAGGTATGCCGGTAGATATAGAGGAAAGAGACAATGAGTATGTGATCAAGGCTTCTCTGCCTGGGTTCAAGCCCGAGGATGTTAACGTATCCGTCACTGGAGATACGGTGACTATATCTGCTGAGCAGAAGGGTGAGGAAGAGCGTAAGGGTGCTAACTACCTGGTAAGAGAGCGCAGGTTTGGCTCTGTTTCGAGGTCATTCACTCTTCCGACTAGGATAGATGCCAACAACGCAAAGGCTACTTTTGAGCACGGCGAGTTGGTGCTTACGCTGCCCAAGGCTGAGGAGGCTAAGCCCAAGCAGATACAGATCAATGTTGGTGGGCAGCTACAGAGCGGTCAGGAACAGGTACAGCAATAGACTGATTTCCACAATATAAGAGCAAATTATCTACTGGCAGGCTAGTTACTAGCTTGCCAGTAGATTTTGCAGCAAGGAGGTGAGGTATCATGTTTGATGCTGCGCTCCTTGTATTACGGGTTGTGGTTGGCCTATTGTTTATTGGTCATGGTGCTCAGAAGCTGTTCGGTTGGTTTGGTGGAGGAGGACTGAAAGGAACTGCGCATTTTATGGAATCTCTAGGGCTTACTCCTGGAAGGTATTGGGCTGTGTTGGCTGGTTTGTCCGAGTTTGTTGGTGGGCTGTTGATGCTTACAGGTTTGCTTAATCCTATTGGCCCACTTGCTATTCTTGGAGCGATGATCATGGCCACCGTGAAGGCCCATTGGGGTAAGCCTATATGGTCCTCTAGTGGTGGTGCAGAATTGCCAGTTGTCTACGGTGCCATTGCTGTTGCTCTTCTTTTGACTGGTTATGGTAGATACTCACTAGACAACCTGTTGAATATCTCCCTTCCCAGTTGGGTAGTATTGGCTGGTTTCTTGGTAATAATGCTCTTGCTAGTTCTTGCTACCGTCCCAGGAGTCAGCAGATCGGCTAAGTACTCTACGAGCTAGTCTGGTATTGCTGAAGGTGCCCGGCGAAGGCTCCGGGCGCCTTTTTTATTTGCTGAAATTACATGCTTATCTAGCTGTTTATATCTTCATATGCTTTTATCGAACGATGTATATAATGCATATAGCTGAAAGTCCTAGTGCTTATAGCAATATGTGGCCTTTCACGACTAGCCCACTTAACTAAGGGGAATATCTAGTAAATGACCTGTTCTTGGAAATACGCATTTGCAAGCGTTATTGGAACCTATCACCTGTCCAGAGGACTCCCTTGTCAGGATGCCATAAGGGTTAGCCTATGCAGGCTTGAAAAAGAGGATGTGCTGCTTGCAGTGGTATCAGATGGAGCAGGTAGCGCTGCGAGGGGGGATGAGGGATCAGAGTTTGCCTGCCAATTCTTTGTTGAGAAGCTGCATGATTTCGTTCTGTCAGGTTCGGAGATATGTACCCTGGATAGGGAGTTATGCGTTGGCTGGGTGAAAGACTATCTTTCTCATCTAGAGGAGAGAGCTAATTCTTGTGAGGCTCAGATATCAGATTATGCATCTACGCTACTTGCTGCAGTCGTTGGTAGCAGGTCGGCAGTATTTCTTCAGATTGGTGACGGGGCTATAGTAGCTTCAACGGAGGATGATCCGGATAGCTATACTGCCATCTTCTGGCCCCAGAAGGGTGAGTATGAATCCACGACCTTTTTCTTGACGGACAATAACTCACATGAGAACCTATTGATCTTGTCTTTGGATGATGTCAGTATTTGCGATCTGGCGATCTTCACTGACGGCCTGCAGCGGATAGCTCTAGATTTTACCGAGAACGAAGCGTATAACCCGTTCTTTCGTGGAATGTTCAATCCATTGAGAGGCCAATTCGATGGTTATCTTCAGGAATTGTCTGAACAGCTGAAGAATTTCCTGGGTTCTCCAAGGGTCAATGAATATACTGAGGATGATAAGACACTGCTTCTTGCCTCTAGGGTTATTGGCCAGCAATTGAGCGAAGTTCCTGATTGATGCCATCTGTATTGGCTTTACAAGACTGCTTGGTTTATGGCACTTTGCCTATCGGTATATCTGTGGCACCATAGTATCAGCTTCTTTACTTCTTTAGGGGTGCTATGATGAGCGTTGATAGTGCATTGATACCTGTCCTGGATGGCCATAACGATGTTTTGCTAAGGGTAGCTTACAGACAAGAAGGCGAGGATTACTCATTCTTCTTGGAAAACCAAGATGGTCATCTTGACCTTCCAAGAGCCAAGGCAGCAGGATTCGCTGGTGGTTTCTTTGCCATATATATACCGCCAGTATCTGATGATTCTCATGCTCCCTTAGACCGTTACTATGCTCTAGAGCAGGCTATGCTTATATCATCCTGCCTGTTTCAGCTTGAGAGGCAGTCTGGTGGAGAGCTAAAGGTGGTACAAGACGTAGGTGAACTCGAGGGGCAGGTGAAGTCGGGCAGGATAGGGGCGATAATGCATATGGAGGGTGCGGAGCCCATAGATGAAGACCTGCACGCCTTGGAAGTCTTCTACAGGGCTGGCTTAAGATCAATAGGGATCGTATGGAGCAGACCAAACGCCTTTGGTTATGGGGTTCCTTTTGTTTTTCCTTCAACTCCTGATATAGGTCCAGGATTAACGGATGCTGGTAAGAGATTGGTTAAGGCCTGTAACGAACTAGGGATACTAGTGGACGTATCCCATCTTAACGAAGCTGGTTTTTGGGACGTTGTGAAGATTTCCGAAGCCCCTATTGTGGCGACCCATTCCAATGTCCATGCTATATGTCCTGTTAGTCGCAACCTCACCGATCGTCAACTTGATGCGATAAGAGATTCGGATGGAATGGTAGGGCTGAACTTCGCCGTTGCCTTTTTGAGGCCTGATGGCAAAAGAATAGCTGATACACCTATAGATATCATGATACGTCATATAGACTATCTGGTCGAAAGAGTGGGAATAGACAGGGTTGGGCTAGGCTCAGATTTTGACGGGGCTTTGATATCCTCCCATATATCTGATGTAACCGGGCTTCCAAAGCTGTTAAATGCCCTGAGGGAGCATGGTTACAGCCAGGAAGAGTTAGAGAAGATGGCATTCAGAAACTGGCTGCGGGTGCTGAAATTAACCTGGAAGAGCTAGGACGCTGCAGGATCAGGGTACGATAGTTACTTGATCGCCTTGTTTAATGCGGCCAGGTACTATAACTCTTGCATAAACCCTGCTGTTTCCAGGATGTGTTTTCTGAGAGACCCTAGAGAACTTGCCGTCTTTGAAAAAGGCACCTATCTTATAACAAGGGTTTGTATACCCCGTAACTTCTACTAATAGGGTGTCTCCGATTAGGAGTTTAGTTCCGGGAATTATCTGCTCCCAGTTCAAGCCACTTATAGTCAGATTCTCTCCGAGATGCCCTGGAGCTATATTGTGCCCTTCAGATCGCAGCTGCTCAATTAACTCCAGCGAAAACATACATAGTGCTTTGTCAGGACCCCCATGATGTTCTCGATCGTTGTGATAGTCACCTAGGATTCCAAGATAGTCGACAGTAGCGTCTTCTACTCTATGCTTGGGTACTCCACCCTTTGAGATGTTTATCTGGTACAACCTTGCCATGCAGGTGATAGGCTCCTGAGAAATAATTTGTAGTGAGCAGCGAGACAAGACAGAATCTCATCTAGCTGGTAGGATAACATTAGCTGGAGTACCATGTGAAGGAGGAGTTGTCATTCAATGGATCAAGCCGTAAAGAAGCAGGTGTTGAGGAGCTTTACGTACGGTCTTTATCTAATCACGGTCAAGGATGGTGAAGAAGCTAATTGCTTTACTGCAAATTGGGTATCCCAGGCATCTTTTGAACCTCCGATGGTGGTCTTCTCGATGGAAAACGACTCCAGGTCTATTGGCATGATACAGCGATCTGGAGCTTTCGCGGTACATGTTATTCCAGAAGGCTATCGGGATTTTGCGGGCAGGATGGGCAGATCCTCCAAACAGAATCCTAACAAGATATCAGAGGTGGAGTGGGAGCCCGGTGAAGTCACTGGCAGCCCTATCTTGAAAGAGTTGGCAGGATGGGTAGAATGCAGGCTAGTGGGGACTCTTCCCGCAGGTGATCATACCTTGATGTTGGGTGAAGTGGTAAACGCTGGAATCGGCAGGGACTTGAGACCTCTGACTTTGTCAGAGGCAGGTTTCAAGTACAGTGGTTAGGTGGTTTCGTAATAGACAAGTTTCTAATGACAGGTTAGTAGTAGCGCTGATCAAGCGCTACTACTTCGGGGCTAATCTAGAGGACTTTTTGTCTCTGGCCGGGTTCAAGTTGTTGCAGCCGACGTCCTCTGAGGAATTATTAGATTTGCTGTCCAGGCATGATCCAGCTCTTGTTGTGGTGGATCTAACCCAATGTGATGTTTCCGTATTGCCTGATATAGTTGCTAGGTCAAATGGATCCAAGACTCTGGCTTTCGGTCCGGCGCATGAGGAGAAACTTCTGAACAGCGCTGTAGATGCTGGGTTTGATGAGGTTGTACTCAATACCTATTATCACAGGGAGCTAAAGAGCATATTGACCAGATTGCTCCCAGGATACGTTCTCCCAGAAGTTGATAGGAAAGAGAAGCGTCGCCCTGATTATTTGGATATACCTGCTAACCGCGACCCAAGAGGAGAGAGCCAGTTTTGAGAGGAACGAGAAAGCTCTGGTTCGCTGGGCTTCTCATGGTCTTGCCTTCCCTATATTTCGTCCTGCGCTATCCGTTGATAGGGAATATCAAGCTTACAGATATGGGGTGGATGTCAGGCCATAGCCAGCAAGGTCTCTGGGAATTTCTGCTGGCTATAACCTGTATGTTCCTCGTCTACTCCTACGCAATAATTACCTGCACGCATGTTGATAACTACAGCGCTAGATATCCGGTGTTCATCTGCGGCGTGGCATTGGTTATTATATTTGCCTTCATGTATCCAACCACTGCAATAGACGTTTTTGTGTATGCTGCCAGATCTAGGGTCTTTACTCACTATGGTGCGGATCCTATGACCACACCTGCCAATAAGTTCTTCTTTGACCACTTTGTGAGGTTTGCGCAGCAGTACGGAGATAACATATCGGTCTATGGCCCTCTTTGGAACCTGTTAGCTGCGCCCATTACTGTATTATCTGGTGAGTCCATGGGGAAGGCCATAGTGGGGTTCAAGCTACTCGCTGTTCTAAGCACTATTGCTAGTGCCATCCTGATTTACCTCGTTCTTAGGGAGATTTCTCCCCAGGGTGCTTCTCTAGGGGTGCTACTGTTTCTGTGGAATCCATTGGTTCTTTGGGAGATACCTGGTAATGGTCACAATGACCTGGTGTTTCTGATATTTGTGCTATTGGCGATATTGGCCTGGCAGCGGGGTTTTGGTTTCGTGTCTCCTGCATTGTTGTTGGCTGGGGCAATGGTCAAATATGTACCCTTTATTCTGCTACCTATATTCTTGGTTGCTATAGGGTCGCAGTCCTTACGTAAGTCATTAGATCTGCGGAAGATCTTATTCGGAGTTGTATCATGCTGCGTGGTTTTGCTTATATCCTTTTGGCCTTTCTATAATCCCTGGGCTATATACGAAAGCATCCGTGAGCAGGATAGGATAATGCTAGTATCTCCCGCTAGCGCTCTTATAAACCTCCTCTCTGGAGGCAAGGTGGATCAAGATATTGCTTCGTGGGTGAAGCTCACTGGCAGGGGTATTTTCCTGATCGTACTACTTATTCTTCTATGGGTAGTCTGGAAGTCTCCTAAATTTCTACCTTTTGCCGTGTTCGAGTGTCTTTTCATGTATCTTATTCTGGCTGCCTGGAGCGTACAGAACTGGTATGGTGTCTGGTTGGTAGCTATAGCAGCTTTGATTAATGGCTGGCATAGGGCCAGGGCTATATCCATGTCCATAGGTATGCTCTATGTATATGGGCTTTTTATATGGGTAAGATACTTATGGATACAAGATGGCATCGAGCTGCTCTATTGGGGAGTTCTGATGATATTCCTGCTGCCGGTCGCTTTCACTCTCGTACAGTATGGGCTACGAATCTTTTTGGATAAAAGACCTTCGGCTAAAGGAGAGGCTGCTACTAGTCTAGTGTCTATTTCTAGCTAAGCCAGAACCTTGAATATCATCACGCCATATCCTTGGTACTCTAGCCTGTAAAGATTTGGATAGTCCAAAAATATGTCCGAGCTTATCGTTTCTTTATAAGGCTCGTCCAGATATTTTTCAAAGCCTTCGAACACTACTATGTACCTGACGTCGTACTGCTGCAGGATCTGTATAGTTCGACCTGAATCCGGATGGGTGACCACCCATAAGGACAGGCTAACCTCCTGTTGCTGCTCCCCAGGGAGGACTGTTCGGGGGTCTCGTAAGTTATCTGCGGGGGCTGATTCCAGTTCGGAGTAACCTGCTATAGCCAATAGTGCGTTATTAGCTGCGTGGTGTATATATGGGGTGCTTATTATCCGCCCGCCGTCGTTGTGCTCCTTTAGCCATTCGGCTGCCGCTTCGATGCTACGATTCATGACCAGATAGCCAGATGGCAGTGATGAAAAGTAGAGATTTCGCTGTATATCCGTAAAGAGGGCAAAAATGATTAGTGTAAGTGCTGCTAGCTGTATGATCCAAGCTCTACGTACCTTCCCAAACATCGCTACCAAGGCTACGGCCGACAAAATAGATAAAGGAATTGCGGTGTCTCGGTCGAACCGCCAGGGGGAAATACTGGTAGGTGTCCTGGCGGCTCCGAAAAATGCTATCCCCCATACTAACAACAGGGCGAGAGTAAGACGATACCTGGGAGGGAGAAAGACAAGTGATACAAGTAGTACCAGTAACCCAATACAGCCTATCCAAAAGCCTATTGGGGATAGATAGTTAGGTAGCCTCGCTATGGTCAGTGGGATTTGGGTATGCAAGAGGCTAGATGCCAGTTGAGCTGCGCCTCTCTTGGCAGTAGATCCTAAGAAAGCAGCTATTACATGGGGAAGATCATAGGTTTCCCATAGCACAGGTAGAGACAGGATTGCCATTAGCAGGAAGGAAGAAGCTAATGCAACGGCGTCCCGCCTATCTTTCCATAGCAAATACGGAAGCAGCAGAACTATTACTGCCAGGCTTATGATAGCCAGATAAAGAGTGCTTACTGTATGGTAAAGCACTATAGTAAAGCCAAGCAGCGCTAACAAAAGCGCTTGCCTCTTGAGGTTCCGCAGCTTGTTACAAACAATAGTTGTAACTGTTGCCAGAAACATGGCAAGCAGGAACTGGCCTGTTATGACATCAACATAGATGCCCACTACCAAGTACAGCCACGAGCTATCGAACACCAGGGAAGCAAATACGGCTGCTGGGAAGGCGTATCGAGGGCCGATCATTCGGCTTGCAAGTACATAACACCCAAGCGCTGGGAGGATCATAAGTGCGGGTGATAACACGATATATATGTCTAGTGGTGAAAGGTGACTAACGTGGCTCAGGATAGCAGTAAGGGTGTGAAAGCCCGGGGGATAGATCATATAATCTCTGCTGTACCCCTGACTAATCATAAGATTGGTCATGATAGCATGAGCATACTGATCGTGACCTCGGATATAGGGCCAGTCCCTAAGCACCGGACCAGAGTAACCTCTAAATAGAGAGAGGAGAATTACTAATATCCCCTGCAGGTAGCTGAGAGCGCGTGACTTATATGAAGGCTCAAACT includes these proteins:
- a CDS encoding MOSC domain-containing protein, which produces MARLYQINISKGGVPKHRVEDATVDYLGILGDYHNDREHHGGPDKALCMFSLELIEQLRSEGHNIAPGHLGENLTISGLNWEQIIPGTKLLIGDTLLVEVTGYTNPCYKIGAFFKDGKFSRVSQKTHPGNSRVYARVIVPGRIKQGDQVTIVP
- a CDS encoding flavin reductase family protein; protein product: MDQAVKKQVLRSFTYGLYLITVKDGEEANCFTANWVSQASFEPPMVVFSMENDSRSIGMIQRSGAFAVHVIPEGYRDFAGRMGRSSKQNPNKISEVEWEPGEVTGSPILKELAGWVECRLVGTLPAGDHTLMLGEVVNAGIGRDLRPLTLSEAGFKYSG